Proteins encoded in a region of the Zea mays cultivar B73 chromosome 4, Zm-B73-REFERENCE-NAM-5.0, whole genome shotgun sequence genome:
- the LOC100193124 gene encoding myosin-like protein isoform X1 yields the protein MAGRHRAPRQYHDEPRGYRDGPPPPLPRPRPLSPRRMAEELSRRRAEIRRIHEDNQRLADEIVSLKQTMPRLQEDLRISSQAVPKLRAEKELESRELTQRNLKLEAELRALEPLRQDALHLRSEASKLQSLRQELAAKVQGLSKELELQKSESQKMTALVAERDALCQELLQARANLEFEKKAKPELTAQVQAMEKDLVAMAQEAEKLRADIAKRNTPTSFSSRGTYGASLSTPGMGLQGMYDGGGYSMAGSRYGSGTGAWSSHDPHGYPHL from the exons ATGGCAGGAAGGCACCGGGCACCCCGACAATACCATGATGAACCTCGAGGATACCGTGATGGTCCACCACCTCCACTTCCACGACCAAGACCTCTCTCACCGCGTCGCATGGCAGAGGAACTGTCTAGGCGCCGTGCTGAGATCCGTAGAATCCATGAGGACAATCAGCGTCTGGCGGATGAAATTGTTAGTCTCAAGCAAACCATGCCGCGTTTGCAAGAAGACCTCCGAATCTCAAGCCAGGCTGTTCCAAAGCTCCGGGCAGAGAAAGAGCTCGAGTCGAGGGAGCTGACTCAGAGGAACCTGAAGCTGGAAGCTGAGCTGCGTGCCTTAGAACCCCTCAGGCAAGACGCTCTGCATCTGCGATCTGAAGCAAGTAAACTGCAGTCTCTGAGGCAAGAGTTGGCTGCGAAGGTTCAAGGCCTATCAAAAGAGCTTGAACTTCAGAAGTCTGAAAGCCAGAAAATGACTGCTTTGGTAGCTGAACGTGATGCGCTGTGTCAAGAACTGCTCCAGGCTAG GGCGAACCTTGAGTTTGAGAAGAAGGCGAAGCCAGAGCTGACTGCGCAGGTTCAGGCAATGGAGAAGGATCTTGTGGCTATGGCTCAGGAGGCGGAGAAGCTGAGGGCTGATATCGCGAAGAGAAACACACCTACTA GTTTCAGCAGCCGTGGAACGTATGGAGCCTCGTTGTCGACTCCTGGGATGGGTTTGCAAGGCATGTATGATGGCGGCGGCTATTCTATGGCTGGGAGCCGCTACGGCAGTGGCACTGGGGCTTGGAGCTCGCACGATCCCCATGGCTACCCGCATCTTTAA
- the LOC100280189 gene encoding 2-isopropylmalate synthase 2, chloroplastic (The RefSeq protein has 1 substitution compared to this genomic sequence) yields MAFNAKPYCSTTAKPPTPAAHRSPSGPSPCISVRAAAVSPRARHSAYGLSAAGNASSSTVRLRALAQRTRAQPQPPRRRPEYVPNRIDDPNYVRIFDTTLRDGEQSPGATMTSAEKLVVARQLARLGVDVIEAGFPASSPDDLDAVRSIAIEVGNPPPGDDGGAHVPVICGLSRCNRRDIDAAWEAVRHARRPRIHTFIATSEIHMQHKLRKTPDQVVAVAREMVAYARSLGCADVEFSPEDAGRSNREFLYHILEEVIKAGATTLNIPDTVGYTLPYEFGKLISDIKENTPGIENAIISTHCQNDLGLATANTLAGAHAGARQLEVTINGIGERAGNASLEEVVMAIKCRGELLDGLYTGINSQHITLTSKMVQEHSGLHVQPHKAIVGANAFAHESGIHQDGMLKYKGTYEIISPDDIGLARANEFGIVLGKLSGRHAVRSKLVELGYEISDKEFEDFFKRYKEVAEKKKRVTDEDIEALLSDEIFQPKVIWSLADVQATCGTLGLSTATVKLIGPDGEERIACSVGTGPVDAAHKAVDQIIQIPTVLREYGMTSVTEGIDAIATTRVVVTGDVANNSKHALTGHSFNRSFSGSGAAMDIVVSSVRAYLSALNKMCSFAGAARASSTEVPGSASVQRAE; encoded by the exons ATGGCCTTCAACGCTAAACCCTACTGCTCCACCACCGCCAAACCGCCCACCCCCGCCGCCCACCGCTCGCCGTCCGGCCCGTCCCCCTGCATCTCCGTCCGCGCCGCCGCCGTATCCCCCCGCGCCCGGCACTCAGCCTATGGCCTCTCCGCCGCCGGCAACGCGTCCTCCAGCACCGTCCGCCTCCGCGCGCTGGCCCAGCGCACCCGGGCGCAGCCGCAgcctccccggcggcggcccGAGTACGTGCCGAACCGCATCGACGACCCCAACTACGTGCGCATCTTCGACACCACGCTCCGCGACGGGGAGCAGTCGCCGGGCGCCACCATGACGAGCGCCGAGAAGCTCGTCGTCGCGCGCCAGCTGGCCCGCCTCGGCGTCGACGTCATCGAGGCCGGGTTCCCGGCCTCCTCCCCCGACGACCTCGACGCCGTGCGCTCCATCGCCATCGAGGTCGGCAACCCGCCGCCGGGGGACGACGGGGGCGCCCACGTGCCCGTCATCTGCGGCCTCTCGCGCTGCAACAGGAGGGACATCGACGCCGCGTGGGAGGCCGTCAGGCACGCGCGGAGGCCCAGGATCCACACCTTCATCGCCACCAGCGAGATCCACATGCAGCACAAGCTCAGGAAGACGCCCGACCAGGTCGTCGCCGTTGCCAGGGAGATGGTGGCGTACGCACGCAGCCTTGGGTGCGCCGATGTCGAGTTCAGCCCTGAGGATGCCGGCAG GTCAAATCGAGAATTCCTGTACCATATACTGGAGGAAGTCATAAAAGCTGGGGCAACCACTCTTAATATCCCAGATACTGTCGGATACACTCTTCCTTATGAATTTGGGAAGTTAATTTCTGACATAAAGGAAAACACTCCTGGAATTGAAAATGCCATTATTTCCACTCATTGCCAGAATGACCTTGGCCTTGCAACTGCCAACACATTAGCG GGTGCTCATGCAGGAGCACGACAGTTAGAGGTGACTATTAATGGTATTGGTGAAAGGGCTGGAAATGCTTCATTGGAAGAG GTTGTCATGGCAATTAAATGTCGTGGGGAGCTCTTAGATGGTCTATATACGGGAATAAATTCCCAACATATTACTTTGACAAGCAAAATG GTACAAGAGCACAGTGGACTTCATGTACAACCACATAAAGCTATTGTTGGTGCCAATGCCTTTGCCCATGAAAGTGGAATTCATCAG GATGGGATGCTTAAATATAAAGGAACATATGAAATAATATCGCCTGATGATATTGGTTTAGCACGTGCAAATGAATTTGGTATTGTTCTTGGGAAACTCAG TGGAAGGCATGCAGTGAGATCTAAGCTGGTAGAG CTTGGATATGAAATCAGTGACAAGGAATTTGAAGATTTCTTTAAACGCTACAAAGAGGTCGCAGAGAAGAAAAAG CGTGTAACTGATGAGGACATAGAAGCTTTATTGTCAGATGAGATATTCCAGCCTAAGGTTATTTGGTCCCTTGCTGATGTACAG GCAACATGTGGAACACTTGGCTTATCTACAGCAACTGTGAAACTGATAGGGCCAGATGGAGAGGAGAGAATAGCATGTTCAGTTGGAACAGGTCCAGTTGATGCAGCTTACAAGGCTGTTGACCAAATAATCCAG ATTCCAACCGTCCTCCGAGAATACGGCATGACTTCAGTCACAGAAGGCATTGACGCTATTGCGACGACTCGAGTGGTTGTCACCGGAGACGTGGCCAACAACTCCAAACACGCCTTGACTGGCCACTCTTTCAACCGCTCCTTCAG CGGGAGCGGGGCGGCAATGGACATCGTCGTGTCCAGCGTCAGAGCTTACCTGAGTGCCCTGAACAAGATGTGCAGCTTCGCTGGCGCTGCGAGAGCCAGCAGCACTGAGGTGCCTGGGAGCGCAAGTGTTCAACGCGCAGAATGA